A single genomic interval of Cucumis sativus cultivar 9930 chromosome 7, Cucumber_9930_V3, whole genome shotgun sequence harbors:
- the LOC101222004 gene encoding L-ascorbate oxidase homolog codes for MRKNSFLCSLTFLFLVLSFSCINGEDPYRFLNWNITYGDIWPLGVKQQGILINGQFPGPQIEAVTNENLIINVFNSLDEPFLISWNGIQQRRNSWQDGVYGTNCPIPPGQNFTYVLQVKDQIGSYFYFPSLALHKAAGGFGGFKIQSRSIIPIPFPTPAGEFTVLAGDWYSKNHTDLRAILDGGSDLPSPDGLLINGRGLNGNTFTVEQGKTYRFRISNVGLTTAINFRIQGHKMLLVEVEGTHTLQNTYESIDIHLGQSYSVLVTADQPPQDYYIVVSTRFTSQILTTTSLLHYSNSAASVSGPPPGGPTFQIDWSLEQARSLRRNLTANGPRPNPQGSYHYRLINVTRTIRLHSTAPIINGKQRYAVNSVSFIPADTPLKLADYFKISGVFSLGSIPDYPTGGDAYLQTSVMNADFRGYAEVVFENPEDVVQSWHVDGHNFFVVGMDGGQWIPASRLTYNLRDTISRCTVQVYPKSWTAVYMPLDNVGMWNIRSENWARQYLGQQLYLRVYSPVNSWRDEYPIPSNALKCGRAIGLNTPPL; via the exons atgagaaaaaatagtttcttaTGTTCACTCACTTTCTTGTTCTTGGTTTTGAGCTTCAGCTGCATCAATGGTGAAGACCCATATAGGTTTTTAAATTGGAATATCACATATGGAGACATTTGGCCTCTTGGAGTAAAGCAACAG gGTATTTTGATTAATGGGCAGTTTCCAGGGCCACAAATTGAGGCAGTTACTAATGAGAATTTGATTATCAATGTATTCAATAGTTTGGACGAGCCTTTCCTGATCTCCtg GAATGGGATTCAACAAAGAAGGAATTCTTGGCAGGATGGAGTTTATGGCACAAACTGCCCCATCCCACCAGGACAGAATTTCACTTATGTCTTGCAAGTTAAAGATCAGATCGGTAGCTACTTTTACTTCCCCTCTTTGGCCTTGCACAAGGCCGCTGGTGGCTTCGGTGgcttcaaaattcaaagccGCTCTATAATTCCTATACCCTTTCCTACTCCTGCTGGAGAATTTACTGTTCTTGCTGGTGATTGGTACTCTAAAAACCACACT GATTTGAGAGCCATTTTAGATGGTGGTAGTGATCTTCCTTCCCCTGATGGGCTTCTCATCAATGGTCGTGGTTTAAATGGGAACACATTCACTGTCGAACAAG GCAAAACTTACAGGTTTCGGATATCAAATGTGGGGCTTACAACTGCTATTAATTTCAGAATACAAGGTCACAAAATGCTTCTGGTTGAGGTTGAAGGAACTCATACCCTTCAGAATACTTATGAATCCATTGATATTCATCTGGGGCAATCCTACTCTGTCTTGGTCACTGCTGATCAGCCGCCACAAGATTACTACATTGTTGTCTCTACGCGTTTTACCTCCCAAATTCTCACAACCACCTCCCTTCTTCACTACAGTAACTCAGCAGCAAGTGTCTCTGGTCCTCCTCCCGGTGGACCGACATTTCAAATTGATTGGTCACTTGAACAAGCTCGATCTCTTAG GCGTAATCTGACTGCAAACGGCCCAAGACCAAATCCTCAAGGTTCTTACCATTACAGATTAATCAATGTTACCCGTACAATAAGGCTTCATAGCACTGCTCCAATCATTAATGGCAAGCAGCGATATGCTGTCAATAGTGTGTCTTTCATTCCAGCTGATACTCCTCTCAAACTTGCTGACTATTTCAAGATCTCTGGTGTTTTCTCTCTTGGAAGTATCCCTGATTACCCCACCGGTGGTGATGCTTACCTTCAAACTTCTGTCATGAATGCTGACTTTAGAGGCTATGCCGAAGTTGTATTTGAGAATCCTGAAGATGTTGTGCAGTCATGGCACGTTGATGGACACAATTTCTTCGTCGTGGG GATGGATGGAGGACAATGGATACCTGCGAGCAGATTAACTTACAATTTAAGAGACACTATCTCTCGATGTACTGTTCAG GTGTATCCAAAGTCATGGACTGCAGTTTACATGCCTTTAGACAATGTGGGGATGTGGAACATAAGGTCTGAGAATTGGGCTCGCCAGTACTTGGGTCAACAACTATATCTTCGTGTGTATTCACCCGTGAATTCATGGCGAGATGAATATCCAATCCCGAGCAATGCTCTTAAATGTGGTCGAGCAATCGGTCTCAACACTCCACCTCTATAA
- the LOC105436229 gene encoding glycine-rich cell wall structural protein 1 gives MGGSQKWFSLGLLTLCIVLHLSAIVLGDDKLNKNGFRDDDDCRWGRRCGGRFGGRGRGGFGGGRGGGFGGGRGGGLGGGRGGGLGGGSGGGFGGGGGVGGGAGGGVGGGGGFGGGGGGGLGGGSGHGGGFGGGVGGGAGGGVGGGGGFGGGGGGGVGGGSGHGGGIGAGGGVGGGVGGGAGGGGGGGGGGGGGGGIGGGHGGGFGAGGGVGGGVGGGAGGGGGGGGGGGGGGGIGGGSGHGGGFGAGGGVGGGIGGGAGGGGGGGGGGGGGGGLGGGSGHGGGFGGGGGLGGGAGGGGGIGGGAGGGHGGGIGIGIGIGVGIGGGSGHGVGVGSGSGGGGGGH, from the coding sequence ATGGGTGGCTCTCAAAAATGGTTTTCTCTGGGTCTTCTTACCCTCTGCATTGTGCTCCATTTGAGCGCTATTGTTTTGGGAGATGACAAGCTTAATAAAAATGGGTTTAGGGATGACGACGACTGTCGTTGGGGCAGGCGTTGCGGTGGCAGATTCGGAGGACGTGGACGAGGTGGCTTTGGTGGCGGTAGAGGTGGTGGATTTGGTGGTGGTAGGGGTGGAGGACTTGGTGGTGGTAGAGGTGGAGGACTTGGTGGTGGATCGGGTGGAGGGTTtggaggtggtggtggagTAGGTGGTGGTGCTGGAGGTGGTGTTGGTGGTGGTGGCGGATTTGGAggtggtggaggaggaggatTGGGAGGTGGTTCGGGACATGGTGGAGGATTTGGAGGTGGCGTTGGAGGTGGTGCGGGAGGAGGAGTTGGGGGTGGAGGTGGATTTGGTGGAGGCGGCGGTGGTGGTGTTGGTGGTGGATCAGGTCATGGTGGAGGTATTGGAGCTGGAGGAGGTGTTGGTGGTGGTGTTGGTGGAGGCGctggaggtggaggtggaggtggaggcGGCGGAGGGGGTGGTGGTGGCATTGGTGGTGGACATGGCGGAGGATTTGGAGCTGGAGGAGGTGTTGGTGGAGGAGTTGGTGGTGGTgcaggaggaggaggaggaggtggtGGAGGCGGTGGAGGAGGCGGCGGCATTGGTGGTGGGTCAGGCCATGGTGGAGGCTTTGGAGCTGGTGGAGGTGTAGGTGGTGGTATCGGAGGAGGTGCcggaggtggaggtggaggtggaggtggaggaggTGGAGGTGGTGGTTTGGGAGGAGGTTCAGGTCATGGAGGTGGATTTGGAGGTGGTGGAGGACTTGGAGGAGGCGCTGGAGGTGGTGGTGGCATAGGAGGGGGTGCCGGTGGTGGTCACGGTGGAGGAATTGGAATAGGAATAGGGATTGGAGTGGGAATAGGTGGTGGATCTGGACATGGCGTTGGTGTTGGTTCTGGATCCGGTGGAGGAGGTGGTGGTCATTAA